CGCGAGAAGGTCGCACCGGGGTTCACCGTGCAAGCGCCCGCATTTTCCGGGACGATCCAGAAGAACAGTGCATACGAGACAGAGGCCGCCAAGTAGTTAACGCCCTGGCACGGCGCCGCACCACTCCCCCAGTAATGGGCCCAGCCCGTCCCCCCATTGGCCCAACCAGCGACACCTGGTGGGCGAGGCACATCCCACCGGGTGCCGATGCCCGCAATGCGCATTTGCACCGTCTCGACCTCACCCGTGGCGACATGAGTGACCTGCACATCACGCCAGGATGAAGGCACTTGGAAATAGGCGCCTTTTCGTGGGTCTGTATGGTTGGCCTCAATCGGCTCTACCGAGTTGGCCCGGAATGCAGGGTCACGGATGCTGAAGGTATTCAACGCCTCACACCTGGCCGGTACGTGCCAGGCACAGACGCCACTGTGGGGCGTAGTGTTTTCGAACTTGTTGACCATCGGGTTCGAGGGGTTCGGCCGAAACACTGCCGTGATGTCCTGCACCAGTGCGTGCGCCGGCAAGCTCATGCCGCCCATCGTCAGCGCCAGAGCACACGAGCCCAGGCATTTTTTCGTTGTGTTGATCAAGGTCATGACAATCGAGTCCAAGGGGCCGTCAACCGGCGGTTTCGGCGTGATAGGTAGCTTCGGCCAAGGTGTCCGGTGTGCAGCGCAAGTCACCAATCATCAACACGTCGTTTTCGTTCGGCGCATTGCTGGGGTCCAAGCGAAACTGGCAAAGCAACTGGTTCTGGTAGCGCACTTGCAAGGTGGGCGCGCTGGAACTCATTTCCATCGAGAAAAACCCGTCCACCTCGCTGACCCCGCGGCTGGCGTGATTGATCACGTGATGCCCCTTGAGCGGTGCACCGCGCTCGTCCAACAACCGGCCGAGCACAGTGACGGTCTTCATCACCGTGATTTTGCGGTAGTCCACACCGCCCTTGTTCAGGTGATAACTGGCGCGGGTCGGTTGAATATTGGCGGCCGGCGGGTGGTTGCCTTCAAAGTCGAAGCTCACGCTGCTGCTTTTGTAGGCCGAGACCGGCACGTAGTTGCGCCCCGGCCGCAGGATCGCACCACCGCCACCGAGGTCGTCGGCGCGCAGTTCGATGTCGTCAAGATCGGTTTCAACGTCGATGATCATCCCCGCACCGTTACCCTGGTACTGGCTGCTCAGCAGCATCTTGCCGGCACCGGCGACAAAGGTGCTGTTGAGGTTCAAGCCGCCGCTCAGGTCGCCGTTGAAGGAACTGCGCTGCACAAAGCCGTCACCACTGACCGCGTCTGTATTGAAGCTGGCCATGCCCGACAGGCCAACACCGTAGGTATCGGTGATCGCAGTCGCGGAGACGCTTTGCAGCATGTGGTCGGTGAGGTCTTGGCGCACAGTCACCGAGGCATTGTTGTCGCGCCCACCGTCACGGGCGGTGCGGGTGCCGATACTGCCGGAAATTTGCCGACCTTCACTGCCCAGATTGACACTCACGCTCACATCCACGCCACGATTGCGCGCGTCATTGGTGCCCGCGCTGCCGGGCCGGTCGAACAGCGATAATCGCCAGTTGGCATCGCTGCCGAATAACCTGTCATGGCGGCTCCAACCCAGGTCCAGGCCGGCGCCCTCGACATTGCCTTCGCTGTGGGAGAGACGCATGTTCAGGGTGTTTTTCGCATCGAGGCGGTGGTTGAGCGACAACGCGGTATTGCTGGCCTCGCCCACGAACGTATTGCGGCGCAGGCGCGTACCGTCCGGCAGAGTTTCATAAGTGTCACGGGTGTCGAGCCAGCTGCGGTTGTGGCTGAACACCAGGTTGGTCGCGCCGAAGGTGTAGAGCCCTTGCAGGTCCATGCCGGTGCCGTGGTCCTGGGTCTGGTACAGGTTGGCATAGACGCTGGTGTTGTTGGCCACCGTCCAGTCCATCGAACCGCCGTATTGCAGTTGCTCGCGCACCTGGCGCGCCGAAAGCCCGAGGATCACACGCGGGTGCAGCAGATAGTTGAGGGACGCACCGGCCGTCATTGCGCCCGAAGCCTGTTCGTCCCAGTTGCTGAACAACTTGGTTTCGCGCCCGGCAAACAGGTTGTAGCGCCAGCGATCTTCGGCGTTGCGCCAGTTGCTGGGCTTGTAGACCAACTCCTGGGTAGTGCTGGTGGTCAGGCCGTCCTCCACCAGGCGCACTTCCACTTCATAAATGCCGCCGGGCAGTGGCCGGGTGTCCAGGGTGTGCAGGCCGGCTGCCACCGCCTGAGTGTTGATCAGCAAGCCGTTACGGTAGATCTCCACCGCCGCCTGACGGTTGGCGGTAACGTAGATCGGATACACGCTGGGCTTGGAGTTGTTGATGGCCAAGCTGTCGGAGCTGCCGTACATCAGGCCCAGCGCCGTATCGGGGCTGGCGCCGAAGCTGCGCAGTTGACGGGTGAGGCCGTCGGAATTGGGGGTGAAGTGGCCGAGGCGGAAAAACTGCCCCTGCAGTTCACGCTGGGTGTACAGCTCATGAATGGCATGGCGCATTGGCTCATCGGCGCCACTCTGGCGTGCCAGTTGCAAATTGAACACCTGGCTCCAGTTACCCAGGCTGGAACTGGCTTGCAAGCCATAGCGACCGCCCAGGCTGTCTTCCTGGCTGCCGTTGAGGTTGAGCTGGTTGTTAATGATCAGCCCCAGGCTGCCGCCTTCGGGCTGGTCATAGAAGCGCGGAGTGTCGTCAGTCAGTTCGACGTCCTGGGTGAGGATCGACAACTGGGAGCTTTCCAGGTTGTAGAACGCCGAGATCATTTTTTCCGGGCAGGCCTGGGTGCAGGCGCCCAAGGCCACGCCTTTTTCCAACAGCGCTTGCCAGGTATCACGGGTAGCGGCCGGGACTTTGCTGTCGCCGGTGTCGGTGAATTCCAGCAAGGTCACGCGATCATCCCGTGACAGCACGATCAGAGCCTCGCCCAGCGGTTGTTGGTCAAGGTCCACCCGCACCGCCAACGGCACGTCGAAAAAGTGATCACTGAAACCTGCGGGCAGGCCTTGGGCCTGGGTAATCAAGCTGCCAGGGGTTGCAGCGCCGGAGGCAGCAGGTGCAGCCAGCGCACTCGTACACATCAACAGCGCAAGCGCAGCCGCGATAGGCGTCATCGGAAACATGAACGGATACCCTGAATGCCAAGAGGTAAAAAAATCAGGTCGGCGGACAGAGGAGGGAATCAGCCGACCTGCAAGCGAATGCCCGTGATTAACAGGCACTCATTGGCATCACAGGGCTGGCAGTACGGCGTCGAACACCACCGGAATGGTGGTGGTGTAGGAACCGCGCTGAGTCGCCGTAGGCTTGGCCGCAGCGATGCGCATTTCCGCCCCCACACCTGGGGTGGAGTCGGCTTCGTTGACCACTTCCTGTGGCGTGCCGGTGAGGATCACCCCGTTGAGGGTGGTGGTAACCGGGATGTTCTGCGCGGCATCACCGTTGAACAGCACCGCCGGGCCACCTTCGATGTAGGCGGCAACCGAACCGTTGGTGTTCTTGATGTCGTAGATGGCACTCAGAGGAGCCAATTCACCGTTGACCAGGTTGTAGGTCATGGTCTCGTCACGGCCCCAGTTCGGATCACGCGGCTGGGCGTGGAACACGGTGGTCGGGATGTTTGCCTTGAGGTTGACGGTGTGGCTGGCTTCACCGGCAGCGATAGCGGTTACCGAGGAAGACAGCGCCAGAACAGCCAGGGGAACAGCAACAGCAAACTTCTTGAACATGGTCAATACCTATAGTTGACAATATGAGTGGGTTCGTCGAAAAGAAAGCCTTAAACAACGAATGACAGTGCTGGTTAGTTGAACCGCGCAATGCCAGGCAATAGTCAACTCAATCTAAAAACAGGTATGCAGGCGCATTCCAATATGCACGTAGCCCTTGTAAACAGGGCTCGCATGAAAAAGATGGCATTTTGCCAAAACTTTAAAAATAGCCGTAAGAATTAGACTACTTGAGCGCGAGAGCAGCAATAAGAAGCCGCTGTAAGAACGGTATTACAGAAGTAAGTATATATAAAGACCCGAACACCAGCCTGTCAGTTTGAGTACACACTCTAATTAAAGTTATAACTCTAACTTTCTTTTATTGTCCATGGCCCTTCGAAATTGAGCGGGTTGACGTGGCTCACGACCGCTGGTCGTCTCGGGCTATCGCCACCTAAAGATATATCTTAAGTTATATCTAAACATGACAGAGGATAGACACATGCGACATGAGCCTCGCAGCGAGTTTGAAAAACGCGGCGGCCGCGGCCCACGGGTATTCGCCCCTGGCGACCTGAAGCTGCTGCTGCCGGCCTTGATCGCCGAGCAGCCTTGCCACGGCTACGACCTGATCCGCCAGATCGAAAGTCTGTTCGACGGCGCCTACAGCCCCAGCCCCGGCGTGATCTACCCCACCCTGACCTTTCTCGAAGAGAGCGAGTTGATCAGCGGCGACGCCGAGAATGGAAAAAAACGCTACACAATCACCGACGCCGGTCGTCTCTTCTTAAGCGAGCAAGCCGTTGCCCTGGAAGGCGTGCGCATGCGCATTGATGTCAGCAAGCGCTCGCTGCGTGGCCACGACCGCCCACCGGAAATCCACGAGGCGGTGCATAACCTGCGCCACGCCTTGCATTCGCACCACGGGCGCTGGAGCCCGGAAGAAATCGTTCGTGTCGCGGCGCTGCTCAACGGCACCGCTCAAGCCATTGCCGACGGGAAAAACCAATGAATACTCAAGCTATCCATCGCGTTACCCACGAAATCAAACGCCGCCGCCTCGAAGTGCTGCGGGTGGTCGACATCACCCCACGCATGCGCCGCGTCACCTTGGGCGGGCCGGAACTGGCCGGTTTTATCAGCCTGGGGAGTGACGACCACATCAAGCTGCTGTTCCCACAGAACGCCGCCGAACAGGCCGCGCTGGAAAGCCCGACCTTCAACATCAAGGGCGACGGCCCGCAACCGGCCATGCGCGACTACACGCCACGGCGCTTCGACCTGAGCATCGGCGAGCTGGATATCGACTTCGTGCTGCACGGCGATGGCCCTGCCTCCACCTGGGCCGATCAGGTGCAAGTCGGCCAACACCTGTACATCGGTGGGCCGCGTGGCTCGATGATCGTGCCGGATATCTTCGACAGCTACTTGCTGATCGGTGATGAAACCGCGATACCGGCCATCGCCCGTCGCCTGGAAGAATTGCCGGCCGGGCGCAAGGTGCTGGCGGTGATTGAAATCGCCAACGCGGCGGAGCAGCAGCCACTGAACAGTGCCGCCGATGTGCAGGTGATGTGGGTGGTGCGCGGCCACGACGACCTGCTTGAAACCGTACGCAACCTGACCCTGCCGGGCGGCTCGCTGTACAGCTTTGTCGCGACTGAAACCAAGCTGTCGCGCCAGGTGCGCCGCGTGTTGCTGGACACGCACCAAGTCAATGAGGAGTTCCTCAAGGCCGTGGGTTACTGGCGTGCCGAGGGCAGCGAAGAGGAGTAAAGCCCTCAAGCCCACTGAAGCTCCCACATTAATTTGCAGGGGGCTTCAAGACTCTATCCAACCCCACCACCGCCAACGCAATCAGCACAAACCCCGCCAAAATCCCCCCGGCATTCACAAACACCTGTGGGTAACCGAGGCTGTCCACATCGATGAACGGGTACTGATACTGCCCCAGCAAATGCCCGCGCAGCAGCACATAGCCGAAGTACACCAGCGGGTAAATCACCCAAACGCCAATGTGTTTGAAGTGCAACGTGCGCTTGGGCACACACCGCCACCAATAGATCACAAACAGCACCGGCAGCACGTCGTGCAGCAACTCGTCGGCAATAAATTGAAAGCCGGTGGGGGTCCACAAGTGCCGTAGCAACAGGTTGTAAGCCAGGCTCACCACGACGATGCTCGTAGCAATAGCGCTGCTGACGGTGGGCGCCAGGAAGAACCGCTTTGCCGCCGACTCGCGCTTGACCAGCGCATAGCTCAACACCACAACAACCAGGGTGTTGGTCAGCACGGTGAAGAAACTGAAAAAGTTGATCAGCCCGCCCAACAGGCTCGCGCCAGCCTCCCAGCGCGAATAGAAAATCAGGTATTGCTGAATCGCCAGCCCTGTCCAGCCAGCCAGCGCCGCCGTGGCCACATACCGCTTCATGGCCTCAATCCAGCGGGCGTTTGGTACGCATCAGTTTGACGTACAAGCCTTCGACTTTCTCCCGCGCCCACGGCGTTTTGCGCAGGAAGGTCAGGCTCGACTTGATGCTCGGATCGCTCTTGAAACAGCGCACATCGATGCGTTCGGCCAGCCCGCTCCATTCGTAGTGCTCCACCAACGTGGTGAGGACGTGCTGCAGGGTCACGCCGTGAAGTGGGTCGTTGCTTGTCGCGGTCATGCCAGGCCTTTTGCAAAAAGAGGGAACACAGCCGCGCACCTTAGCCGACGAGGCGTAGAGGTGGAAGCACTGCATTGAATATAGCCCCTGGAAAAAAGTTCCCCTTTTCAGGCAAAAAAGAGATGTTATATTGTAACCATACTTATCAAGCCCGATACCGTTTAAGCCTTCTCTTTTCTGTGCCGTTTTACCAAGGAATGTGTGATGTCCCTCTCTTCTCTGTGGCGCTTGACCCCACTCGCCGCCGCCCTGCTGATCTGCTCCGAAGCCCACGCCCTGGAACTGCAACCCCAAGTCATTACCGGCAACCCGCTGGGCAGCGAACAACTCGCCTCGCCCACCACAGTGCTCGAAGGCGATGACCTGACCCTGCAACAAAAAGGCAGCCTCGGCGAAACCCTGAACAAGCAGCCGGGCGTGTCGTCGTCGTACTTCGGCCCAGGCGCCAGCCGCCCGATCATTCGTGGCCAGGACGGCGACCGTATTCGCATCCTGCGCAACGGCGTGGGCGCGCTGGATGCCTCGTCGCTGTCCTATGACCACGCCGTGCCGCTGGACCCGATCAACGTCGACCGTATCGAAATCGTGCGTGGCCCGGCTGCACTGTTGTACGGCGGCAGCGCCATCGGCGGCGTGGTCAACACCTTCGACAACCGCATTCCCACCGAGGCTATCGAAGGCATCCATGGCGCCGGTGAACTGCGCTACGGCGGTGCCGACACCACCCGCAGCAGTGCGGGCAAGCTGGAAGCCGGCAACGGCACCTTCGCCTTGCACCTGGACGCGAATGCGCGGGAATTCAACGACCTCAAAATCCCCGGCCAGGCCCGCAGCCGGCATGCCTCAGAGACCGAAGACGGCCCCGGCAAAAATGGCCGACTGGGCAACAGCGACGGGCGCCAGGATGGCGGTGCGGTCGGCGGTTCCTACACCTGGGACGACGGTTATGCGGGGCTGTCCTACAGCAACTACGACAGCAACTATGGCTCACCCGCCGAGCAAGACGTGCGCATCCGCATGAAGCAGGATCACTACGCCTTTGCGTCCGAGATCCGCAACCTGCAAGGCCCGTTCACCTCGGTGAAACTCGACGCCGGCTACACCGATTACGAACACCGTGAAATCGAAGGCGGCGAAACCGGTACGATCTTTAAGAACAAAGGCTATGAAGCCCGCGTTGAAGCGCGCCACCAGCCGCTCGGCCCGTTCGATGGCGTGGTCGGCGCCCAAGTAACGCGCAACGAGTTCTCGGCCCTGGGCGAAGAAGCCTTCGTGCCGCAGACCGACACCAACGCCGGCGCACTGTTTATTCTCGAAGAGATGCAGGCCACCGAGCGCCTCAAGCTCAGCCTTGGCGGGCGTGTAGAACATACCAATGTCGACCCGAACGCCAAGGGCAATGCGCGCTTTGCCGGTGCTGATAAATCCAATGACTTCACCGCCGGCAGCCTGTCGTCCGGCGCGGTGTACAGCCTTACGCCGGTGTGGTCACTGGCCGCGACACTCGGCTACACCGAGCGCGCACCCACCTTCTACGAGCTGTACGCCAACGGCGCCCACGTCGCCACCGGCACTTACGAGTTGGGTGACGCCAACCTGAAGAAAGAGAAAGCCGTGTCCAGCGACCTGGCACTGCGCTTTGACAACGGCACGCACAAGGGCAGTTTCGGCGTGTTCTATAGCCGCTTCTCCAACTACATCGGCTTGCTGGGCACAGGGCGCACGTTGAACGATGAAGGTGAAGAAGACGCGGGCGGTAACCCTGAGTACAAATACTCCGGCGTGCGTGCACGTTTCGCCGGTTTCGAAGCCCAGGATCACTGGAAGTTGGGCGAAGGCGCCTACGGCAAGTTCGCCCTGGAGCTGTCGGGCGATTACACCCGCGCCACCAACCTGGATACTGGCGAAGCCTTGCCACGTATTGCGCCGCTGCGCCTGAACAGCGGCTTGCTGTGGGAACTGGACCGCTGGCAGGCGCGGATCGACGTGGAACACGCCGCAGGCCAAGGCAGAGTGCCGGACAACGAAAGCGGCACCGACGGCTACACCACCTTGGGCGCCAGCGCCGGTTATCACTTCAATGTGGGTGGCAGCCAGTGGCTGGCGTTCGTCAATGGCGAAAACCTGACCAACCAGACCGTGCGCTATGCCAGCTCGATCCTGCGTGATATCGCCCCGGCACCTGGGCGCAGCGTGCAGTTTGGCGTGCGCACCACCTTCTAGAAATCAGCGCAATTCTTCTGTGGGAGCCGTGCTCCCACAGAAGCCAGGCATTACAGGCATTCTTGCAGCGACGTTCTGTCACTGTTACCAGATCTGAAATGATGCATCTCTCTAATTACCCTTTCTCAAAACGAGAAGGCGCTTTATCCTTGCCGCAACAAACTGAAACGTTTCACGCCTGCGGTCGATCCCATCTTGCCGAATGTTCCCTGCCTTAAAGACAGCGCTGTCTTAAACCGACCTGCGCGTGGGATTCAATCGCCCGCCTGTGGATAACTGACTTATCCCCAGAAAAACCCAAATTAACGCTGAACCAAGCCCGCGCCGAATCGTCATCTACAGTGAAGCACGGGGTTACATAATTCCAACGTAACGGAGAAACACACTATGAGCACTGATGGTGCCTCAAGCCCAAGCCGCCTGTTGCCCAGGCTGCTGGGGGTCTTGCTGCTGATCATGGGGCTGGCCTTGCTGGCTGGCGGCGTCAAGCTGAGCATGCTCGGCGGATCGCTGTACTACCTGCTGGCCGGTATCGGCATCGCCCTCACCGGCGTATTGCTGCTGGCTACCCGCCGCGCTGCGCTGGGCCTGTACGCACTGGTGCTGTTCGCCAGTACCGTGTGGGCACTGTGGGAAGTCGGCCTGGACTGGTGGCAATTGGTGCCGCGCCTGGCCCTATTGTTCGCCTTGGGCATCGTCTTGCTGCTGCCGTGGTTTCGCCGTCCGTTGCTGCGTGGCCAACCCGCGCCGCTGGGCACTGGCGCGCTGAGCGTGGCCGTGGTGCTGGCGGGCGCAACCGCCCTGGCCAGCCAGTTCACCAACCCGGGTGAGATGGTCAAGACCGGCCAACTGGATCGCGACGCAGCGCCAGGCATGGCCAGCGCTGCACCGGCCCAGGCCGATGGTGACTGGAACTCCTATGGCCGCTCGGCCTTCGGTGATCGTTACTCGCCACTGGCGCAGATCACCCCGGAAAACGCCCACAAGCTGGTGCCGGCGTGGACCTATCGCACTGGTGACATCCCTGGCCCAGGCGATCCCGGTGAAACCACCGCAGAAAACACCCCGCTGAAAGTCAACGGCATGCTCTACGTGTGCACGCCGCACAGCCAGGTGATCGCGCTGGACCCGGACACCGGCAAGGAAATCTGGCGCTTCGATCCGAAGATCAGCAGCCAGGGCGCCGAGAACTTCAAGGGTTGGGCGCACATGACCTGCCGTGGTGTGTCGTATCACGATGACGCCGCCTACGCTTCCGAACAGAGCCCGACCGGCAGCGCCAGCCCGGCTGCGGCACCGAATGCCTGCCCGAAACGCATCTTCGTGCCGACCGCCGACACCCGCCTGATCGCCCTGAACGCCGACACCGGCAAGATGTGCGAAGACTTCGGTGACAAAGGCCAGGTCGACCTGCGCGCCAACATCGGCAGCTTCGCCCCAGGCGGTTACTACTCCACCTCGCCACCGGCCGTGACCAAGAACCTGGTCGTGATCGGCGGTCACGTGACCGACAACGTCTCCACCGACGAGCCTAGCGGCGTGATCCGCGCGTTCGACGTACACACCGGCAAGCTGGTGTGGAATTGGGACAGCGGCAACCCGGACGACACCACCCCGTTGGCCGAGGGCAAGACCTACACCCGCAACTCGCCGAACATGTGGTCCATGTTCAGTGTCGATGAAAAACTCGGCATGCTCTACCTGCCGATGGGCAACCAGATGCCTGACCAATACGGCGGCGACCGTACCGAAGATTCGGAAAAATACAGCGCCGGCCTGACCGCGCTGGACATCGACACCGGCCACGTGAAGTGGACCTTCCAGTTCACCCACCATGACCTGTGGGACATGGACGTGGGCGGCCAGCCTTCGCTGATCGATATCAAGACCGCTGACGGCGTCAAGCAAGCGGTAATGGCCTCGACCAAGCAGGGCAGCATCTACGTGCTGGACCGCAGCAACGGCAAGCCGGTGGTGCCGATCAACGAAATCCCTGTACCGCAAGGCGCAGTGGCCGGTGATCACACCTCGCCTACCCAACCGAAGTCCGACCTCAACTTCATGCCGCCGCCGTTGAAAGAACGCGACATGTGGGGCGTGACGCCGTTTGACCAGATGCTGTGCCGGATTGATTTCAAATCCATGCGCTACGACGGTCCGTTCACCCCGCCATCGCTGCAAGGTTCGATCGTTTACCCAGGCAACTTCGGCGTGTTCGACTGGGGTGGTATCTCGGTTGATCCGGTTCGCCAGATCGCTTTCGTGAACCCGAGCTACATGGCGTTCAAATCCAAACTGATCCCGGCGGCCGAGATTGCCAAGCAAGGCCCGCGCGTCAGCGAAACCGAGGGCGTGCAGCCGAACAAAGGCGCGCCGTACGGCGTGATCCTCGAAGCACTGCTGTCGCCTTTGGGCCTGCCGTGCCAGGCACCGGCGTGGGGTTATGTGGCGGCGGTCGACCTGACCAACCACCAGACCATCTGGATGCACAAGAACGGCACCGTGCGTGACAGCTCGCCGGTTCCGATCCCGCTGACCATGGGCGTGCCTAGCCTGGGCGGTACGTTCACCACCGCCGGCGGCGTCGCGTTCCTCAGCGGCACCCTCGACCAGTACCTGCGTGCCTATGACGTGAAAAACGGCAAGCAACTGTGGGAAGGCCGCCTGCCTGCAGGCGCGCAGACCACACCGATGACCTACACCGGCAAGGACGGCAAGCAGTACGTGCTGGTCATGGCCGGCGGTCACGGCTCGCTGGGCACCAAGCAGGGTGACTATGTGATGGCGTTCAAACTGCCGGATTAAGCTGAACCGGCGGTAAAACAAAGGCGGCTACCTTCACGGGTAGCCGCCTTTTTTATGCCCTATGAGGATCCAATGTGGGAGATCAAGGTTTACAACACGACTCTTTCGCGCCGCATCCACATCTCAAACGCCATGGCATTCAACGGCCGGCTGATTAGATAACCTTGGGCGGTGTCGCACTTCCACTGCCTGAGCAACT
The window above is part of the Pseudomonas sp. KBS0710 genome. Proteins encoded here:
- a CDS encoding PadR family transcriptional regulator, whose product is MRHEPRSEFEKRGGRGPRVFAPGDLKLLLPALIAEQPCHGYDLIRQIESLFDGAYSPSPGVIYPTLTFLEESELISGDAENGKKRYTITDAGRLFLSEQAVALEGVRMRIDVSKRSLRGHDRPPEIHEAVHNLRHALHSHHGRWSPEEIVRVAALLNGTAQAIADGKNQ
- a CDS encoding siderophore-interacting protein; this translates as MNTQAIHRVTHEIKRRRLEVLRVVDITPRMRRVTLGGPELAGFISLGSDDHIKLLFPQNAAEQAALESPTFNIKGDGPQPAMRDYTPRRFDLSIGELDIDFVLHGDGPASTWADQVQVGQHLYIGGPRGSMIVPDIFDSYLLIGDETAIPAIARRLEELPAGRKVLAVIEIANAAEQQPLNSAADVQVMWVVRGHDDLLETVRNLTLPGGSLYSFVATETKLSRQVRRVLLDTHQVNEEFLKAVGYWRAEGSEEE
- a CDS encoding CS1 type fimbrial major subunit, producing MFKKFAVAVPLAVLALSSSVTAIAAGEASHTVNLKANIPTTVFHAQPRDPNWGRDETMTYNLVNGELAPLSAIYDIKNTNGSVAAYIEGGPAVLFNGDAAQNIPVTTTLNGVILTGTPQEVVNEADSTPGVGAEMRIAAAKPTATQRGSYTTTIPVVFDAVLPAL
- a CDS encoding VF530 family DNA-binding protein; the encoded protein is MTATSNDPLHGVTLQHVLTTLVEHYEWSGLAERIDVRCFKSDPSIKSSLTFLRKTPWAREKVEGLYVKLMRTKRPLD
- a CDS encoding Pr6Pr family membrane protein translates to MKRYVATAALAGWTGLAIQQYLIFYSRWEAGASLLGGLINFFSFFTVLTNTLVVVVLSYALVKRESAAKRFFLAPTVSSAIATSIVVVSLAYNLLLRHLWTPTGFQFIADELLHDVLPVLFVIYWWRCVPKRTLHFKHIGVWVIYPLVYFGYVLLRGHLLGQYQYPFIDVDSLGYPQVFVNAGGILAGFVLIALAVVGLDRVLKPPAN
- a CDS encoding glucose/quinate/shikimate family membrane-bound PQQ-dependent dehydrogenase encodes the protein MSTDGASSPSRLLPRLLGVLLLIMGLALLAGGVKLSMLGGSLYYLLAGIGIALTGVLLLATRRAALGLYALVLFASTVWALWEVGLDWWQLVPRLALLFALGIVLLLPWFRRPLLRGQPAPLGTGALSVAVVLAGATALASQFTNPGEMVKTGQLDRDAAPGMASAAPAQADGDWNSYGRSAFGDRYSPLAQITPENAHKLVPAWTYRTGDIPGPGDPGETTAENTPLKVNGMLYVCTPHSQVIALDPDTGKEIWRFDPKISSQGAENFKGWAHMTCRGVSYHDDAAYASEQSPTGSASPAAAPNACPKRIFVPTADTRLIALNADTGKMCEDFGDKGQVDLRANIGSFAPGGYYSTSPPAVTKNLVVIGGHVTDNVSTDEPSGVIRAFDVHTGKLVWNWDSGNPDDTTPLAEGKTYTRNSPNMWSMFSVDEKLGMLYLPMGNQMPDQYGGDRTEDSEKYSAGLTALDIDTGHVKWTFQFTHHDLWDMDVGGQPSLIDIKTADGVKQAVMASTKQGSIYVLDRSNGKPVVPINEIPVPQGAVAGDHTSPTQPKSDLNFMPPPLKERDMWGVTPFDQMLCRIDFKSMRYDGPFTPPSLQGSIVYPGNFGVFDWGGISVDPVRQIAFVNPSYMAFKSKLIPAAEIAKQGPRVSETEGVQPNKGAPYGVILEALLSPLGLPCQAPAWGYVAAVDLTNHQTIWMHKNGTVRDSSPVPIPLTMGVPSLGGTFTTAGGVAFLSGTLDQYLRAYDVKNGKQLWEGRLPAGAQTTPMTYTGKDGKQYVLVMAGGHGSLGTKQGDYVMAFKLPD
- a CDS encoding CS1-pili formation C-terminal domain-containing protein; this encodes MFPMTPIAAALALLMCTSALAAPAASGAATPGSLITQAQGLPAGFSDHFFDVPLAVRVDLDQQPLGEALIVLSRDDRVTLLEFTDTGDSKVPAATRDTWQALLEKGVALGACTQACPEKMISAFYNLESSQLSILTQDVELTDDTPRFYDQPEGGSLGLIINNQLNLNGSQEDSLGGRYGLQASSSLGNWSQVFNLQLARQSGADEPMRHAIHELYTQRELQGQFFRLGHFTPNSDGLTRQLRSFGASPDTALGLMYGSSDSLAINNSKPSVYPIYVTANRQAAVEIYRNGLLINTQAVAAGLHTLDTRPLPGGIYEVEVRLVEDGLTTSTTQELVYKPSNWRNAEDRWRYNLFAGRETKLFSNWDEQASGAMTAGASLNYLLHPRVILGLSARQVREQLQYGGSMDWTVANNTSVYANLYQTQDHGTGMDLQGLYTFGATNLVFSHNRSWLDTRDTYETLPDGTRLRRNTFVGEASNTALSLNHRLDAKNTLNMRLSHSEGNVEGAGLDLGWSRHDRLFGSDANWRLSLFDRPGSAGTNDARNRGVDVSVSVNLGSEGRQISGSIGTRTARDGGRDNNASVTVRQDLTDHMLQSVSATAITDTYGVGLSGMASFNTDAVSGDGFVQRSSFNGDLSGGLNLNSTFVAGAGKMLLSSQYQGNGAGMIIDVETDLDDIELRADDLGGGGAILRPGRNYVPVSAYKSSSVSFDFEGNHPPAANIQPTRASYHLNKGGVDYRKITVMKTVTVLGRLLDERGAPLKGHHVINHASRGVSEVDGFFSMEMSSSAPTLQVRYQNQLLCQFRLDPSNAPNENDVLMIGDLRCTPDTLAEATYHAETAG
- a CDS encoding TonB-dependent receptor, which codes for MSLSSLWRLTPLAAALLICSEAHALELQPQVITGNPLGSEQLASPTTVLEGDDLTLQQKGSLGETLNKQPGVSSSYFGPGASRPIIRGQDGDRIRILRNGVGALDASSLSYDHAVPLDPINVDRIEIVRGPAALLYGGSAIGGVVNTFDNRIPTEAIEGIHGAGELRYGGADTTRSSAGKLEAGNGTFALHLDANAREFNDLKIPGQARSRHASETEDGPGKNGRLGNSDGRQDGGAVGGSYTWDDGYAGLSYSNYDSNYGSPAEQDVRIRMKQDHYAFASEIRNLQGPFTSVKLDAGYTDYEHREIEGGETGTIFKNKGYEARVEARHQPLGPFDGVVGAQVTRNEFSALGEEAFVPQTDTNAGALFILEEMQATERLKLSLGGRVEHTNVDPNAKGNARFAGADKSNDFTAGSLSSGAVYSLTPVWSLAATLGYTERAPTFYELYANGAHVATGTYELGDANLKKEKAVSSDLALRFDNGTHKGSFGVFYSRFSNYIGLLGTGRTLNDEGEEDAGGNPEYKYSGVRARFAGFEAQDHWKLGEGAYGKFALELSGDYTRATNLDTGEALPRIAPLRLNSGLLWELDRWQARIDVEHAAGQGRVPDNESGTDGYTTLGASAGYHFNVGGSQWLAFVNGENLTNQTVRYASSILRDIAPAPGRSVQFGVRTTF